The sequence TCATGGTCGGGCTCGGATTCTGGTTCATCGCGCTCGGTGCATGGGGGACGTACCGACTCTGGAGGGGTGGACTCGCCGACGACGAGCGATTGCTCAAGGCCCTGATGGTCTCTGCTCCGCTCGGGTTCGTCGCGCTGATCACCGGCTGGTACGTCGCCGAGATCGGTCGCCAGCCCTGGATCATCCAGGACGTCCTGACGACTGCCGAGGGCGTCTCGCCGGCGCTGAGCTCGTCTGAGGCGACGCTGACGTTGATCGCGTTCGTGATCGGCTATCTCCTCCTGTTCGGCGTCTTCCTGTACGTGTTCAAACGCCTCCTCGACGAGGAGGCAAAGCGACACGAGGTCGGCATCGACGAGGACGACCGACCCGACGCACCGGGGGTGATCGCCGATGACTAGACTCCTCTCTGACTCGGCGTACCTGCTCGAGTCGTTGCCGGAGATCTGGTTCGGACTCGTGGTCGTCGCACTGGGAGTCTATCTGCTGCTCGACGGGTTCGACTTCGGACTGGGGATCCTGTACGCCGAGGCGACCGAATCCGAACGCCAGACGATGCTCGCGGCGTTCGGTCCGGTCTGGAAAGCCAACGAGGTCTGGCTCGTCCTGTTCGGGACGGTGCTGTTCGCGGGGTTTCCGGCGGTCTACGCCAATCTCCTGTCGCGCCATTACCTGCTGGTGTTCGCGATCCTGTTCGCGCTGGCGCTCCGCGGACTCGGGTCGAAGCTCCGGGAAGAGCGCGACGACGAGGAGTGGGTCCGGTTCTGGGACGCCTGTTTCGTCGTCGGAAGCATCACTTCGCCGTTCTTGCTCGGCGTCTTCGTCGCGAGCTGGGTCCTCGGGGAACCGTCGGCACTCGCGGTGGGGCCGTTCGTCGTCGGTCTCACCATCGTCGTTCTCACCGTCGTCCTCGGCGCTGCCTTCCTCGGGGTGAAAACCGACGGCGAACTCCGTGCCCGCGTCAGCAGACGCGGGCAGTTGGCGACGGCCACGTACCTCGGGTTGTTCGTCCTGACCGCGGTGGTGCTGTACGGTCGGTACCCCGAACTCCAGTCGACGCTGCTGTCCGGGTCGACCGTGGCAGTCGTCGCCGCCTCGGTCGCGTTCGGGGCTGGCTCCATCGTTTCGTTCTCGCGGGCGTGGTTCCGAACTGCCGTGGTCGCCGCCGCCGGTCTCGCAGCAGCGTTCGTCGTCTTCGTCGGCACGCTCCTCTATCCGTGGGTCGACCCAGCGGCGACGCTCACGATCACAGACGCGATCGTCTCGCCATTACCACTCAACATGACGTCGATCGTGGCTGCGATCTTCATGCCGGTGATCGTCGGCTACTTCGTGTTCCTCTACTCGCTGTTCAGCGGACCGACACCGGCGACGTCCTACTGACTCCCCGTCGTCCCAGCCCCGATCGATTTTCCTGACTTATCCAGGGACAGTCGAAAACCGAAACTCGAGAGTATTTACGGTCCGAGGCCCTACTCTCGGTCGATGTACGAGCACCTTCTCGTTCCGACGGACGGGAGTGAGGGGACCCAGCAGGCCATCGCACACGGACTGCGTCTCGCCGATCGGTTCGACGCGACAGTGCATGGCCTCTCGGTCGTCCCGGAGGGACCACTCGGCGCCTCAGAGGGTGACGGAGTCGTCACGACAGCCCGCCGTGCCGTCGACCACGTCGAGGACGAAGCGACGACGACTGGACTCGACGTCGTCACAACGGTCGAGTACGGAATCCCTCACGAAGTGATCCTCGAGTACTGCAGCGACGAAGGGATCGACATGGTGGTCATGGGGACGAAGGGGCGGACCGGACTCGATCGCGTCCTCGTCGGGAGCGTGACAGAACGGGTCGTCCGAATGGCAGACGTCCCCGTCGTGACCGTTCGGCTCTCCGACGAGCCTCGCCACTGACTGTCTCGACTCGACACCGCGCCCGTGGACAGATGACCTCCCGCCGGCCAGCAACATCTCAGACTGCTGTGGCACGGTTTTACGACGGCCGACCTCAGTCGGCCTCGACGTCTCTGACGACCGTGACGGGAACCGGTGACCGGCGAACGACGAGTTCCGCAGTCGTTCCGAGAAGGACCCGCGTCGGTCCGGATCGGCCGTGTCCACCGATCACGACGTGATCGACGTCGTGCGCTTCGACGTAGTCGACGATCTCTTCGGCCGGATCGCCAGTGACGTCGTCGGTACGAATCGAGCTCTCCTGGTCACCGGCCCGCTCGCGGACGTCTTCGAACAGCCGTCGTTCTTTTTCGGCCGCTCGCTCGTACCACTCCGGAGAGCCGTGCTGTGGTTCCGTGCGAACGTCGACGTCTTCTGCCAGACTGTAACCGGGATCGGTCGGATTGAGGACGTGCAATGCAACGATCGTGCCCTCGTCGATCATCTCGAGGGCGTGCTCGAGCGCCTGCCAGGACATCGGTGAGCCATCGACCGGGACGAGTATCGTGCGGGACATCGTGGTCCCAGTTCGTACCTCGGGCAGCCTCAAAAATGGGTGGGGCTCGAGGGAGTTCGACGAGACGAGAGCCTGATTGAGAAGTTCGCCTTTCCAGATACGACATTTTCACATATATAATATTTATCTGGTACTATTCGTATTCGACAGGCGTGGCCACGTCACGACTGCTGTACGATACTGGATACTGGGCGCGGTAGGAGTCGATAGTATTCACATAGAGAGCATATTCGCCCAATAATGTTTCCATTTGTGCAACGGTAGGGCGTCAACTGTTTTCGCTCCGGAACTCGTCGATGAATCCGAACAGAGATCTTTCATCAGCGGATTTCTGGACGTTTTACGGCCATGGGTCGATGTGTGGCCGGAACAGTGGTCATCGAGCGAGTGGACCACGATTCAGGCCCCAATTCATAATAAAACAGACTGGAGTTGCGTAATAACCAAACTTTGATACTAATAATGAATGGTGGTCATGGCACAACTCATTCGAGGTGGAATTAGCAATCCACAGGGACGTTCGACACTTCCGGTGACGCAAAATACACCTTCGTTCGACACTCTGCGGCCGACTCAGAACATCTTTCCGGGGTTGAGGATGCCGTTCGGGTCGAACGCCGTCTTGACGCGTCTCATGAGGTCGACCGTCGCGTCGTTGTACTCCTCGGGGAGGTACTGCTGTTTCCCGAGACCGACCCCGTGTTCGCCGGTCGACGTCCCGCCGAGTTCGATCGCTCGCCGGACGATCTGTTCGTCGACTCGCTTGCCGAGCGCGCGGTGCTCGTCGTCTCCCTCCCGGACCATCACCGTGTAGTGGACGTTGCCGTCGCCTGCGTGTCCGAACGACGGAATCTCGAGGTCGTGTTCGGCCTCGAGGGTCGAGATGTATTCGATGAGGTCGCTGTACGTGCTGATCGGGACGGTGACGTCGCCCGAGGTGAGCATCGACAGGTCCGGATCGTAGTGTTTCAGCGCCGAGGCCATCTCCTCGCGAACCTCCCAGATCGACTCCATCTCCGGACCGGACTCCTCGAAGGTCATCTCCCTGACGTCGTACTCCTCGAGTATGGTTCGACAGAAGTCGACCTCGTCCTCGATGTTGTGGTTACGGTGGATCTCGATAAACGCCATCGGCGCGGTGGGGAAGTCGGCGTCGAGGTACCGGTTTGCCATCGCTGCACTGAGGTCGTCGATCAGTTCGATCTTTGCCACCTCCGCGCCCGACTGGACGATGTCGGCGATCGCCGCCGAGGCCTGCGTTCGATCCTCGAAGATCACTCGCCCGCCCCAGACCTGCTCTGGTAGTCCGGCCAATTCGAGCGTGGCCTCTGTGACGACCGCGAGTGTTCCTTCACTCCCGACGAGCAGGTCCATCAGATTGTAGCCACTCGAGGTTTTGGCCGCCCGACTTCCCGTCTCGACGATGGTACCATCGGGGAGAACGGCCTCGAGTCTGAGCACCCAGTCGTGGATCTCGCCGTACTTGACCGTCTGCATGCCGCTTGCGTCGTTGGCGATCATGCCGCCGATCGTCGAGATCTTCCCCGAGGAGGGCAACGGCGGGAAGAACAGGCCGTGAGGATTCGCGGCGTCGTCGATCTTCGATCCCAGCAACCCGGGCTGGACGTCGATCTGGAAATCCGCCGGTCGGATCTCGAGAACCTCGTCCATCCGGGTCATGTTCATGCTGATTCCACCCTCGACGGGAACGGCGTGGCCCTCGAGGCTCGTCCCGGCCGCGTAGGGCGTTACCGGGACGCCACGGTCGTTAGCCGCTGCGAGAACGCTCGAGACGTCCGCAGTCGATTCCGGCCAGACGACGACGTCGGGCATCGACGCC is a genomic window of Natrarchaeobaculum aegyptiacum containing:
- a CDS encoding cytochrome d ubiquinol oxidase subunit II, with protein sequence MTRLLSDSAYLLESLPEIWFGLVVVALGVYLLLDGFDFGLGILYAEATESERQTMLAAFGPVWKANEVWLVLFGTVLFAGFPAVYANLLSRHYLLVFAILFALALRGLGSKLREERDDEEWVRFWDACFVVGSITSPFLLGVFVASWVLGEPSALAVGPFVVGLTIVVLTVVLGAAFLGVKTDGELRARVSRRGQLATATYLGLFVLTAVVLYGRYPELQSTLLSGSTVAVVAASVAFGAGSIVSFSRAWFRTAVVAAAGLAAAFVVFVGTLLYPWVDPAATLTITDAIVSPLPLNMTSIVAAIFMPVIVGYFVFLYSLFSGPTPATSY
- a CDS encoding universal stress protein produces the protein MSRTILVPVDGSPMSWQALEHALEMIDEGTIVALHVLNPTDPGYSLAEDVDVRTEPQHGSPEWYERAAEKERRLFEDVRERAGDQESSIRTDDVTGDPAEEIVDYVEAHDVDHVVIGGHGRSGPTRVLLGTTAELVVRRSPVPVTVVRDVEAD
- a CDS encoding FAD-binding oxidoreductase, producing the protein MAFEFLSETSLSDGQISTQEARRQEHSTDWGTPESEASMPDVVVWPESTADVSSVLAAANDRGVPVTPYAAGTSLEGHAVPVEGGISMNMTRMDEVLEIRPADFQIDVQPGLLGSKIDDAANPHGLFFPPLPSSGKISTIGGMIANDASGMQTVKYGEIHDWVLRLEAVLPDGTIVETGSRAAKTSSGYNLMDLLVGSEGTLAVVTEATLELAGLPEQVWGGRVIFEDRTQASAAIADIVQSGAEVAKIELIDDLSAAMANRYLDADFPTAPMAFIEIHRNHNIEDEVDFCRTILEEYDVREMTFEESGPEMESIWEVREEMASALKHYDPDLSMLTSGDVTVPISTYSDLIEYISTLEAEHDLEIPSFGHAGDGNVHYTVMVREGDDEHRALGKRVDEQIVRRAIELGGTSTGEHGVGLGKQQYLPEEYNDATVDLMRRVKTAFDPNGILNPGKMF